From the Paenibacillus sp. FSL H8-0548 genome, one window contains:
- a CDS encoding WecB/TagA/CpsF family glycosyltransferase, which produces MDETVNYLTAAIEARQIKHVITANPIMIMSAVDDSSYSAMIQRADLITPDGAGVVWAAKHVGQPVAERVTGFDLMHRLFQQGESRKWKAYLLGTSQEIIEAAAEKLQLQYPQVKIVGYRNGFFGAEQDEEVVEAIRSAAPDLLFVARGADTQEPWIVKFKQRLGVPLIMGVGGSFDVVSGKLKRAPMVFQKLRLEWLYRLLQEPKRYKRMLVLPKFVVKVLRDKENVTKPGATP; this is translated from the coding sequence ATGGATGAAACGGTCAATTATTTAACAGCAGCTATTGAAGCAAGGCAGATTAAGCATGTGATCACAGCTAATCCCATCATGATTATGTCCGCGGTTGATGATTCGAGCTACAGTGCGATGATTCAGCGTGCAGATCTTATTACGCCGGACGGCGCTGGTGTCGTATGGGCTGCCAAGCATGTAGGACAGCCGGTTGCAGAGAGGGTCACTGGCTTTGATTTGATGCATCGCCTCTTTCAGCAAGGGGAATCACGCAAATGGAAGGCCTATTTGCTTGGTACCTCGCAAGAGATCATTGAAGCGGCGGCGGAGAAGCTGCAGCTGCAATATCCTCAGGTGAAAATCGTTGGTTATCGAAACGGATTTTTTGGTGCAGAGCAGGATGAGGAAGTTGTGGAGGCCATTCGCTCGGCAGCTCCGGATTTATTGTTTGTAGCTCGAGGCGCGGATACGCAGGAGCCTTGGATTGTGAAATTTAAGCAAAGACTCGGTGTTCCCCTCATTATGGGCGTCGGCGGCAGCTTTGATGTTGTATCGGGCAAGCTGAAGCGAGCGCCGATGGTATTTCAGAAGCTTCGCTTGGAATGGCTTTACCGTCTGCTCCAAGAGCCTAAACGGTACAAAAGAATGCTCGTTTTGCCGAAATTCGTAGTGAAAGTGCTGCGGGACAAAGAAAATGTGACAAAACCTGGGGCTACACCGTGA
- the csaB gene encoding polysaccharide pyruvyl transferase CsaB codes for MGTGNHSQVRQIVISGYYGFSNSGDEAVLRSILLALEEQGKAAGVRIDPIVLSADPVWTSQMYGVESVRRMHPGDLWNALRSSDGLISGGGSLLQDATGTKTIPYYTGVMKLAQLLGKPTFVYSQGIGPVNRRWMDPLIRGVMKRSAYVSVRDSESAALLGRIGVPTERIDVVPDPVMGLPLPAGAPNAALTAAPAGAGQAAGALSAQEPPLVGVSLRRWRSDGGDLVRAAEALIALSKRKPVRLRFLPFHTPSDTEASEEVMERLRGRLGDGSTAELAAPSDDPQQMLLAVSKCDALLGMRLHALIYAASQMVPMLGLSYDPKIDQFLNRLGLNSIGTTEQLDAEAFAEAACSLLDDKASWQAKHKPAIDLLKQQSQKPAQHIVQLLRHNISR; via the coding sequence ATGGGCACCGGCAATCATTCGCAAGTCCGTCAAATAGTGATTTCTGGCTACTACGGCTTCAGCAACAGCGGAGACGAAGCTGTCCTGCGTTCTATATTGCTTGCATTGGAAGAGCAAGGAAAAGCAGCAGGCGTTCGGATTGATCCGATCGTCTTGTCGGCTGATCCTGTGTGGACAAGCCAAATGTATGGAGTTGAATCTGTGCGCCGCATGCATCCAGGTGACTTATGGAACGCGCTGCGGAGCAGCGATGGCTTGATTAGCGGAGGCGGCAGCCTTCTGCAGGATGCGACTGGGACTAAGACGATCCCTTATTATACGGGAGTTATGAAGCTCGCTCAGCTGCTTGGCAAACCAACCTTTGTTTATTCTCAGGGAATTGGCCCAGTCAACCGCCGCTGGATGGACCCGTTAATTAGAGGAGTCATGAAGCGAAGCGCTTATGTCTCTGTACGCGACTCAGAATCTGCCGCTTTGCTTGGACGAATCGGCGTTCCCACGGAACGGATCGATGTGGTGCCCGATCCTGTAATGGGCTTGCCGCTTCCAGCAGGCGCGCCTAATGCTGCGCTAACCGCGGCGCCAGCCGGAGCTGGGCAAGCCGCTGGCGCGCTATCCGCGCAGGAGCCGCCGCTGGTCGGCGTATCGCTACGCCGCTGGCGCAGCGACGGCGGCGACCTCGTCCGCGCCGCCGAAGCGCTAATCGCGCTATCGAAGCGGAAGCCTGTGCGGCTCCGCTTCCTGCCGTTCCACACCCCCTCCGACACAGAAGCGTCGGAGGAAGTGATGGAACGGCTGCGCGGCCGGCTCGGCGACGGTTCCACCGCCGAGCTTGCCGCGCCTAGCGACGACCCGCAGCAAATGCTGCTGGCGGTCAGCAAATGCGATGCTTTGCTCGGCATGCGCCTCCATGCGCTGATCTATGCGGCCAGCCAAATGGTTCCTATGCTTGGCCTCTCCTACGATCCGAAGATCGATCAGTTTCTCAATCGATTGGGTCTGAACTCCATTGGCACAACGGAGCAGCTTGATGCCGAAGCTTTCGCTGAAGCGGCATGCTCGCTGCTGGATGACAAGGCCAGCTGGCAAGCGAAGCACAAGCCGGCAATTGACCTTCTAAAACAACAATCGCAAAAACCAGCGCAACATATTGTGCAGTTATTGCGTCATAACATATCGAGGTGA